In Vicia villosa cultivar HV-30 ecotype Madison, WI unplaced genomic scaffold, Vvil1.0 ctg.000637F_1_1, whole genome shotgun sequence, one genomic interval encodes:
- the LOC131630031 gene encoding putative pentatricopeptide repeat-containing protein At1g16830, which produces MITTQTNSLQIPITTTTTTNPNNNTVSKISNINSQIIKSNSSDLITLGSFLRSSNQPRHDSLDFNRILPVLSRLIDRYETPETILSELESIGCINLSNSNRNPNPLLLLLRIFSRAGNYTMLIETCLHMVEFHGFAIFRNTFASNLVMESMFKTSQPERAFYIMENTKFPNFLTFNIALFHLSNLNDIASVSHVLRQMLRLRYCPNHATFSAVVNSFCKMNAFRQVYQILGLMVGLEIEFSVNVWTVLIHRFCKLRRLDVATNLLYKMIRTGCSPNVVTYTALIKAFMESNMVTSALHLFNDMVSTGVDPDLVLFNMLIDCLLKSGMHDDAIEVFHRLSEQKNMTPDLYTLTSLLSIVCRSERFDLLPKIVRACGHIGGDLVFCNAVLSSFIKSGRSSCALEYYEDMIVKGFKPDKYSIAGLLSALCAERRIDEAVNVYRGSAMMYHANDALIHTVLTSGLINAGQYHLAAIVFRSAAVQKCPLDSEAYAVGIRAHLRSGLTLEANTLFDQMKDNGLEPNVQTFNMILFSSFKEKNLQKIQLLLKEMIDSRIELGDRNFFNLCKLQCSWNLLAEMRDLGLLSAKVLHTLSCGRHPESVKENYKHCAEVDTGCKLVLDSSISEDMSDVAVSVG; this is translated from the coding sequence ATGATAACAACTCAAACAAACTCTCTCCAAATCCctatcaccaccaccaccacaaccaatCCAAACAACAACACCgtttcaaaaatttcaaatatcaataGCCAGATCATAAAATCGAATTCCTCCGATTTAATCACCCTCGGCAGTTTCCTCCGCTCCTCGAATCAACCTCGCCACGACTCGCTCGACTTCAATCGAATTCTCCCGGTTCTCAGCCGCCTAATCGACCGTTACGAAACCCCCGAAACAATTCTCTCTGAGTTAGAGTCAATTGGTTGTATTAATCTTTCTAACTCAAACAGAAACCCTAATCCTTTACTACTCTTGTTGAGGATTTTCTCTCGTGCAGGTAATTATACCATGCTCATTGAAACTTGTCTGCACATGGTAGAATTTCATGGTTTTGCGATTTTTCGGAATACATTTGCTTCGAATTTAGTTATGGAGTCTATGTTTAAAACCTCTCAACCCGAACGGGCGTTTTACATTATGGAAAATACGAAGTTCCCGAATTTTCTTACTTTCAACATTGCACTTTTCCACCTTTCCAATTTAAATGACATTGCCAGTGTTTCGCATGTTCTTAGACAGATGTTGAGATTGCGTTATTGTCCTAATCATGCTACTTTTAGTGCGGTTGTGAATTCGTTTTGTAAAATGAATGCGTTTCGGCAGGTTTATCAGATATTGGGTCTGATGGTTGGTCTAGAGATTGAGTTTTCTGTTAATGTTTGGACTGTACTCATTCATAGGTTCTGTAAATTGCGTAGGCTAGATGTTGCTACCAATTTGTTGTACAAAATGATCAGAACCGGTTGTTCTCCTAATGTTGTCACGTATACCGCTTTAATTAAGGCATTTATGGAATCCAATATGGTGACTTCTGCCTTACATTTGTTTAATGACATGGTTTCTACTGGCGTAGATCCCGATTTAGTTCTTTTTAATATGTTAATTGATTGTCTTTTGAAGTCCGGAATGCATGATGATGCAATTGAAGTTTTTCACCGGTTGTCGGAACAAAAAAATATGACACCTGATTTGTATACCCTTACTTCATTGTTGTCTATAGTTTGTCGGTCTGAACGGTTTGATCTCTTACCCAAAATAGTTCGAGCTTGCGGACATATAGGTGGTGATTTAGTGTTCTGCAATGCTGTTTTAAGCTCTTTTATTAAGTCAGGCCGTTCTTCTTGTGCTCTTGAATACTATGAAGATATGATTGTTAAAGGTTTTAAGCCGGATAAATATAGTATTGCTGGGCTACTAAGTGCACTTTGTGCTGAGAGAAGAATTGATGAAGCAGTTAATGTGTATCGAGGTAGTGCTATGATGTATCATGCGAATGACGCTCTCATCCATACTGTGTTAACGAGTGGGCTTATAAATGCTGGTCAGTATCACTTGGCTGCCATTGTTTTTAGATCAGCGGCAGTTCAGAAATGTCCGCTTGACAGTGAAGCATATGCTGTTGGCATCCGAGCACATCTTAGAAGTGGTTTAACTCTAGAGGCCAACACATTGTTTGACCAGATGAAGGACAATGGTCTGGAACCTAATGTTCAGACGTTTAATATGATTCTTTTCAGttcatttaaagaaaaaaatcttcaaaagattCAACTGTTACTGAAAGAGATGATTGATTCAAGGATTGAGTTGGGTGACAGAAATTTCTTCAACTTGTGTAAATTACAATGTAGTTGGAATTTGTTGGCTGAAATGAGAGATTTGGGTTTATTATCTGCTAAGGTATTGCATACCTTAAGCTGTGGCAGGCATCCTGAAAGTGTAAAGGAAAATTATAAACACTGTGCTGAAGTTGATACCGGATGCAAACTAGTTCTGGATTCATCCATTTCTGAAGATATGTCAGATGTAGCTGTGTCAGTTGGTTGA
- the LOC131630032 gene encoding heat shock cognate 70 kDa protein 2-like, with the protein MAKEYEGPAIGIDLGTTYSCVAVWQEQNNRAEIIHNEQGNRITPSFVAFSSDQRLIGDAAKNQAASNPANTIFEKNKLYITYNFVYADAKRLIGRKYSDIIIQNDMQLWPFKVIAGFNDNPMILVNYRGQEKSFSAEEISSMILRKMREIAEKFLETPIENAVITVPAYFNDSQRKATIDAGAIAGLNVKRIINEPTAAALAYGLQKRPNFVEDRNIFIFDLGGGTFDVSLLTIKNNVFHVKAVAGDTHLGGEDFDNRMMNHFVEEIKRKNKVDISGNPGSLRRLRTSCERAKRILSFAVVATVEVNALFQGIELSSSITRAKFEMINIDLFEKCMEIVRRCFVNSGMDKSCVDDVVLIGGSSRIPKLQQLLQDFFNGKDLCMSINPDEAVAYGAAVQAAMLNVKYVPNLTLRDVIPLSLGTSEKGDIMDVVIPRNTSIPITKKKTYFTDVDNQSRVSFKVYEGESIIASENNLLGVFSLSLPLAPRGLPIQVYFAIDADGILNLSAEEETSGTKRDITVTHETESLSTEEPERMIQEAENFNVEDKKPEQKAKAMNDLNDYLYHVRQVIANNDVSSLISPVDKLKIYTAVVKGQNLLDGNKDEETHVLVDFLKEFQSMVDSALYKITIGI; encoded by the exons ATGGCCAAAGAATATGAGGGACCTGCTATTGGAATCGACCTTGGTACGACTTATTCATGTGTTGCTGTATGGCAGGAGCAAAATAACCGAGCAGAGATTATCCACAATGAGCAAGGAAACAGAATCACACCTTCTTTTGTTGCTTTCTCTAGTGATCAAAGGTTGATCGGTGATGCTGCTAAAAATCAAGCTGCTTCAAATCCAGCCAACACTATCTTCG AAAAGAACAAATTATATATCACCTACAATTTTGTTTATGCAGATGCAAAGAGGTTAATTGGAAGGAAATACAGCGATATCATTATTCAGAATGATATGCAGTTGTGGCCCTTTAAGGTCATTGCTGGTTTTAATGACAACCCAATGATCCTTGTTAATTACAGGGGCCAAGAAAAAAGCTTTTCGGCAGAGGAAATATCATCTATGATCCTCCGAAAAATGCGGGAGATCGCAGAGAAATTTTTGGAAACACCTATTGAAAATGCAGTGATTACAGTTCCGGCCTATTTCAACGATTCTCAGCGTAAAGCTACAATAGATGCTGGTGCCATTGCAGGCTTGAATGTAAAGCGGATAATCAATGAACCTACTGCTGCCGCCCTTGCGTATGGCCTTCAAAAAAGACCTAATTTTGTTGAAGATAGAAACATTTTCATCTTTGATCTTGGTGGTGGAACTTTTGATGTATCTCTCCTCACAATTAAGAATAATGTCTTTCATGTTAAGGCTGTTGCTGGAGACACTCACCTCGGAGGAGAGGACTTTGACAACAGAATGATGAATCACTTTGTAGAGGAGATTAAAAGGAAGAACAAAGTAGACATTAGTGGAAACCCTGGATCTTTGAGGAGGCTAAGAACTAGCTGCGAGAGGGCGAAAAGGATCCTTTCTTTTGCTGTTGTTGCTACTGTTGAGGTAAATGCTTTGTTTCAGGGAATTGAGTTATCTTCATCTATCACTCGAGCAAAGTTTGAGATGATCAACATAGACCTCTTTGAAAAGTGTATGGAGATTGTCAGGAGATGCTTTGTGAATTCTGGAATGGACAAAAGTTGTGTAGATGATGTTGTCCTTATTGGTGGATCGTCCAGAATCCCCAAATTGCAACAACTATTGCAGGACTTTTTTAATGGGAAGGATTTGTGTATGAGCATCAACCCTGATGAAGCAGTGGCTTATGGGGCAGCTGTCCAGGCTGCTATGTTAAATGTCAAGTATGTTCCAAACTTAACGTTGCGAGATGTCATACCCTTGTCTCTTGGTACATCAGAAAAAGGAGATATTATGGATGTCGTGATTCCTAGGAACACTTCCATTCCTATCACTAAGAAGAAAACATATTTTACAGATGTAGATAACCAAAGTAGAGTTTCATTTAAGGTTTATGAGGGTGAGAGCATAATAGCTAGTGAGAACAACTTGCTCGGTGTGTTTTCTCTCTCACTTCCTCTTGCACCTCGCGGTCTTCCTATCCAAGTATACTTTGCAATAGACGCGGATGGCATATTAAACTTGTCTGCAGAGGAAGAAACCAGTGGTACTAAGAGGGATATTACAGTAACACATGAAACAGAAAGCCTATCAACTGAAGAACCTGAGAGAATGATTCAAGAAGCTGAGAACTTTAATGTGGAAGATAAGAAACCTGAGCAGAAAGCTAAAGCAATGAATGATTTGAACGATTATCTTTATCATGTGAGGCAAGTAATTGCTAATAATGATGTTAGTTCTTTGATTTCCCCCGTTGACAAATTGAAGATCTATACTGCAGTTGTGAAGGGCCAAAATTTGTTGGATGGAAACAAGGACGAAGAAACACATGTCTTAGTGGATTTTCTAAAGGAATTTCAGAGCATGGTTGATTCTGCTTTGTACAAGATCACTATTGGAATCTGA
- the LOC131630033 gene encoding uncharacterized protein LOC131630033, giving the protein MDHQHLLQQKPPGAPYTCSGCRQLGFGTSYCCQNSSHCNYVLHGECAYPDRYAFHPFFEKSYFEFHKKPPGDRERYCDACGKDILGFVYHCSTTGFDLHPCCLKLKNSVSDESGSVTLKLSKKVHSKCVKCKHRSVVGKVKGWCYYDRNSCYHVSCFKDLILDNWRRGYFSQVEGSISTTSSSSERETQLAVTSMQMDQRLRISRRARTISKYTKIAIMVFKLIFAAIFGDPISAVAAILEALASD; this is encoded by the coding sequence ATGGATCATCAACACTTGTTACAACAGAAGCCACCAGGAGCACCGTACACATGCAGCGGTTGTAGACAACTAGGGTTTGGAACAAGTTACTGTTGTCAGAACAGCTCTCATTGCAACTATGTCCTACATGGAGAATGTGCATATCCTGATCGTTACGCCTTTCATCCATTTTTCGAGAAAAGCTATTTCGAATTTCACAAGAAACCACCTGGAGATAGAGAAAGATACTGTGATGCTTGTGGAAAGGATATATTAGGGTTTGTCTACCATTGCTCTACGACGGGATTTGATCTTCATCCTTGCTGTTTGAAGCTGAAAAACAGTGTTTCTGATGAAAGTGGAAGCGTGACATTGAAATTGTCTAAGAAAGTTCATTCGAAGTGTGTGAAATGTAAGCATAGAAGTGTTGTGGGAAAAGTGAAAGGGTGGTGTTATTATGATAGAAATAGTTGTTATCATGTGTCATGTTTCAAGGATTTGATACTTGACAATTGGAGGAGAGGTTATTTTTCTCAAGTTGAAGGATCAATTTCAACTACAAGCTCGAGTAGTGAAAGAGAAACTCAACTTGCAGTCACAAGCATGCAGATGGATCAACGTTTGAGGATTTCAAGGAGAGCAAGAACTATAAGCAAGTACACAAAGATAGCAATTATGGTATTCAAACTAATATTTGCCGCTATATTTGGAGATCCAATATCTGCTGTTGCTGCTATTTTGGAAGCTCTTGCTTCAGATTAA
- the LOC131630034 gene encoding uncharacterized protein LOC131630034, with protein sequence MEKNYGGEASDPHPNRLGYNVELHWKKKFTKCYKKGKNCMNIPADIVRKGFCADHSNLTLMDFDDLQPLDCQVLKGKNPHSEMYLGKGWYEYGASRNLSVGDVLLFHYFSYSEMLYVKHVKKDRVKYVISDDSD encoded by the exons atggaaaaaaattatggtGGAGAAGCAAGCGATCCCCATCCCAATCGTTTAGGTTACAATGTAGAACTTCATTGGAAAAAGAAATTCACAAAATgctataaaaaaggaaaaaattgcaTG AATATTCCAGCTGACATTGTTAGAAAGGGATTCTGTGCTGATCATTCAAACTTAACATTGATGGACTTCGATGATTTGCAACCTCTTGATTGTCAAGTTCTTAAGGGGAAAAACCCACACAGTGAGATGTATCTTGGAAAGGGTTGGTACGAGTATGGAGCTTCAAGAAATTTAAGTGTTGGCGATGTCTtgctttttcattatttttcttattctGAGATGCTTTACGTTAAGCATGTAAAAAAGGATAGAGTGAAGTATGTAATAAGTGATGACTCCGATTAA